The genome window GTGGGAAACCTGCAGATAAGGAAATTACACTTGATTGTTTATTCCTAACTCTAACGAACTGAGTCCGATGTGTTAAATAAGATTCAACCCATTTAATAGTGCCTGTATCAAAATTAAAAGTTTTCAACTTCGATAAAAGAACTCCATGATTAATagtgtcaaatgctttttttaaatctaagaAAACGGCACCAACAACAACTCCTCGATCCAACTGTGACTTGACTTCGTCAATGAAATAGCAATTGGCTGTTTCTGTTGAATGATTAATACGGAAGACAAATTGATGTGGATGTAAAGAGTAGGAACTGGTATTTAAATGATGTATCATTTGTTCTGAGACAAGTTTTTCGGCCACCTTGGAAACCACCGGCAGGATACTAATAGGTCTATAGTTACAGATGGACAAACGATCACCTCCTTTGAACACAGGAAAAACTGCAGCCAACTTCCACACATTTGGGAACAATCCCTGAGCAATTGAAAGGTTAACAATTTTCGTAATTGGGTATACTAATAATTCAGAGAGCTCTTTCAACATAACAGTGTTCATTCCAATGACATCTTTCCCTCGAGATGGCCTAAGAGATCTAATCACTCTCACTACATCTGCCTCAGTAATATATTCTATGTTGAAAGCTTGCTCTGTTTGTTCGACTTGACAAGGAGTGTTCTTATATTCAGAAGAAAAACACTTGATGATATTTTCTACTGAATCAATGAAATAATTATTGAGTGCATCAGCTACTTCAGCTGGCTTATCTCTTAATTTTCCACCAACTACAAGTTCAACTGTTTTGGCATTGTTACCATCATGTCCCATTAATTTTCTTAACTGGCTCCAAATAATTTTAGTATTACCTACTGCTTTTTCAATTATGGTCAAAATGAAATTTGCTTTGGCTATCCTTATCTCTTTGACTACTCTATTCCGTAACATAGTAAAAATATGTCGATCACTGCTTGCTTTAGATTTAATTGCAGATTTTAAAGCCTTATCCCGTTTTTTCAttaaatttaaaattattgtGGTTATCCAAGGAATGGTGTTCTTTTTTTCCCTATGCCGTTGTCTGCATGTAAATGCATCAATTGATCTCTGCAGTTGTTGTGTAAATCTTTGACTGTCTTCTTCCAACGATCTTCCTAAAAGTATGTTATctagtgatgtgtcgttcatgaacgattcgttcattttgaacgaatctttaatatgactcgggactaccgagttgtctcagagagtgattcgttcattttgtgttgaccgcgcatgcgtgcaacatcgcataaggtacatgaagtcataaatgattagttcatctttcgcgagtcttcgggttcgggcgggtccgagtctttcgttcttcctgtcagtcccatagagactatgctgtcagtaccggaaagagaaatgattagttcgtctcttcggtttcgagtcgttcgttcttcaagtcagactcacaaacccatagcacttatgtgagaaatgattagttcgtctcttcggtttcgagtcgttcgttcttcaagtcagactcacaaacccatagcattATGTGCTATGGGTCTAAATATTAGGTCTATCTGTGTTCTTGTAGAAGATGTTACTCTAGTTGGCCCATTTATCAACTGTGTAATGttgataaataatgttatgagattgatgtttgaatataaaacaaatgcaataCTTGCAACTacaactaaaccgccaataggttgCGTCAAGTGATCGTCTTAactagtgagtcattcatacaaaagattcgttcaaaacgctgaatcattcagtaacaaataACCGCGcagctgtagctttcctttggaactattttggtcggtgaaatagaacaaaaacagttaatatggtttgtgtctaaagtgtaagtaacttaataataaatattaactacgctacttgtttattgaacaataaattaaatgtaacattttcaatcgtgataatattcagcaaaacagctcccagttgtgttatgttaaactaaatcatatgttataaataaaaaaaaaaacaacgattagaatttttacctcagtacatttcttctgtgtgcactcatttgttttgatttctccacgaatgtaacgttagaccggcgctgctcgcattttctgtttaacgtttgtctgaggcgtaaagtcgaatcgtagccttgccagtcaagactaacaaaTAACATAATAGATATAGGCTATATAACTATAGTTAACATATAGATGTTTTGAAATGGTAAAACAGTTTAACATTTCAGTTGAAATCTTCaaagtttaatgaaaaaaaaaaaggacactacaaatttaataaaaaatggaattcaaatagagaaaaacgcttaatatgatcatatttattgaaGTATAAAAGTTTTTCAGTTCTTTAAAACACGATCTTGGCAGAACATTTTCTCAATGTTCCAAATCAAAACTTCTTGCTTTTTATTGTTCCACCAGTTTTGTGAAGCTGATATGAATTAATCAGCACTCATGTTTATGGAAAAATCCTTCAAAAATTATTCTGGCAAATGGGTTCTTGGAAAAATAATTGGCCCCCACTTCATTGGTTTCTCAAGCAAGCCTGGAAATGTCTGTAGAATTACTCCTTTAATCTAGATCACTTTACTGCCTCATCTCATCAAGCTAAATACACGGACcaacaaaataattgtaaaactAAGGAGTAATTGTGAAACTCAAATGTTGGTTATAGTGGCAAATCCCAAAATTTCACCACTTTGATGCAGGGatacatcattttatttaattttccttTTCTACTCCGTAAAATAATAGTGATATATTTTCTCTCCTTCACTCTCTAGATAAGTTTGAGATTACTGTTCCCAGTGGCACTGTCATTGGCTCTTACAGCGAGGTGCTGATCCTACCTTGCACTTTTCCTGTGGACAGTTCATGGGATCTGATCAGCACCGTTATTACCTGGCAGCATGGACTGGACGTCATTCACCGCTTCTACTACAACCAGGACCAGCTCGACCATCAGAATCGGCATTATGTCAACCGTACCAGTCTGTTCATTCAGGAGATAGCACAAGGCAATGCATCACTCAAGCTGGACAAAGCCAATCTGCAGGATACTGGTGTATACACCTGCTCTGTCAGCACAAACACTGGCAGCCAGAAGAAGAGTTTTGGGGTGAACATTGCAGGTAATTGTTTCGCAAAGCAACTGGGACTAATGTTCAGTAAACAACAGCATAAAAAGGGTTCCCCACAGGAGGAGAATTCTGtgcttatttactcaccctcatgttgttccaaacacgagGAACACAAAAGTTGAATTCTTcgaagaatatcctggccactccTTGAATATACGTTCATATGGACTGATTTTACAATACTTTAatgatgtttttgtcattttggagtttgacaATCTCTTATTTACTTTCTTTGGAAAAGAGTGGCTAGATAATTCTTCAAAACCTCACctattgtgttctatggaagaaaggaatattggtttggaacaacatgagtgtgtgtaaaaTGTgaccatttaaatttttgggtcaactatcagAATAAAGTGGCAACTGTCTGGTGTTTGTAGTTAATTGCTATGTCCCTTTCTGTTTCTCAGCTTTCTACTCTGAACCTCGCCTGCAGTTCTCTCTGCTAACCGATGGGGTCAAACTGCTAGTGACCTCCGAGCAGGGGTACCCCACTCCTACACTGAAGTGGCAGATAGAAAACTCTGTAGACATCACCAACCAGACACACACAGACCTCATACAGGACACACAAACAGGACTTTACACAGTGTCTAGTTGGATAAAACTCACTGAAATCACCAACTCTACTTTGACATTCATACTGCACAACAAGCCACTGGGACAAGACATCAGGAGAGAGATTCAGCTGTATTCAGGTCAGGACATTAAGATACTCAGAAAGAAACcttttaaaatgccttttaaTCATCAAACAAATGATCTGTTTTACACTAAGTATTATAAGTATACCTTGTTCTCACAAACTTGTAGATGTTTACAGGTGCTGTatgaattttatatattttttggaataCCACATACTACTAGACAGATATCACTTAAATACATGTCCTGAGTTGTTGCTTAAAGTGCATTCATAAAAccatttatttctttttacagATAAGAGAAAGAGGCATAGAAAGGCAGCAGACCGATGTCATGTATTCTTCACTTTGATCCCAGCTATTGTGCTGCTGCTAGTCATGATGGGTCTATTGTTTAGGTTCATTAGAAGCAGAAGAAAAGAAcagaccaaacaaaacaaaactgagatGGGATTTTTGCCTGAAACCCAAGTTCTCAACGGAAAAGTTTAATATGGTCACAACAGTTCTGCTGATCACATTAACCAATGACAAATATCTTTTTACAAATAAGGACTTTCTGTGATGTACATGACCGACAATAATATAGAGATGATTATTATTTAGCTTTAATGCTTATAGTAcaatttttgtgttttaaataaatttttatatagtctttatttttatattttaaattatttcttgACCATAGCATCTTTTTACAAATAGAACAATGTATTAGTGCTTTACGATGCACTATTTTAGTTAACATTTCAATCCATCAATAAGTTATCTACAGTATAAAACACAGATGAGAGTATTATTTATCTCCCACCTAAACCAGATCTACTTCTTGGTGCTTGCAAATTAATTTGTACTTGGTCTCAAAACTGATTTCAATTGAAGATTGTGGAGAAGAATTTTTATATATTCTCAGTAATCATATCATTGTGCCATACTTGCAGCTTTTAgtgttacaatataaaataatgagatctaGCTCTagtgcagaggcgtttccagcattgaaggacatccggggcttagcccagacaattttattttcacactagcaaccacttctctgttgtccaaagctgttgagagggtattctttgagttttgctctggctgggcctgtttctacagttcctaaatcttccactctagtacaggtgaaactcgaaaaattagaatatcgtgcaaaagttcattcatttcagtaattcaacttaaaaggtgaaactaatatattatatagactcattacaagcaaagtaagatatttcaagcctttatttgatataattttgatgattatggcttacagcttatgaaaaccccaaatacagaatctcagaaaattagaatattacatgaaatcaataaaaaaaaggattttaaatacagaaatgtcggccctctgaaaagtataatcatgcatatgtactcagtacttggtttgggccccttttgcattaattactgcctcaatgcggcgtggcatggatgctatcagcctgtggcactgctgaggtgttatggaagaccaagatgcttcaatagcggccttcagctcttctgcattgtttggtctcatgtctctcatctttctcttggcaatgccccatagattctctatggggttcaggtcaggcgagtttgctggccaatcaagcacagtaataccatggtcactgaaccaggttttggtacttttggcagtgtgggcaggtgccaagtcctgctggaaaatgaagtcagcatctccataaagcttgtctgctgaaagaagcatgaagtgctctaaaatgtcccggtagacggctgcgttgactctggacttaataaagcacagtggaccaacaccagccgatgacatggctccccaaaccaacacagactgtggaaacttcacactggacttcaagcatcttggattgtgtgcctctccattcttcctccagactctgggaccttggtttccaaatgagatgcaaaatttgctctcatcagaaaagaggactttggaccaccgagcaacagaccagttctttttttctttagcccaggtaagacgtttgacatttgaagcccatgtccaggacccgtctgtgtgtggtggctcttgatgcagtaactccagcctcagtccactccttgtgaagctcccccacacatttgaatggccttttcctaacaatcctctccaggctgcggtcatccctgctgcttgtgcacctttttcttccacacttttcccttccacttaactttctattaatgtgctttgatacagcactttgagaacatccaacttcttttgcaattaccttttgaggctttccctccttgtggagggtgtcaatgatggttttctgcacaactgtcaggtcagcagtcttccccatgattgtgaattcaactgaaccagaccgagagaccatttaaaggctcaggaaccctttgcaggtgtttagctgattagagtgtgacactttgagcctacaatactgaaccttttcacaatattctaattttctgagattctgaatttggggttttcataagctgtaagccataatcatcaaaattatatcaaataaaggcttgaaatatcttactttgcatgtaatgagtcaatataatatattagtttcaccttttaagttgaattactgaaattaatgaacttttgcacgatattctaatttttcgagtttcacctgtatatcctCAACTAACTCATCCTCTTCTCCTCcccgaatcatctgtgatgccaaagaacagatacagcacataacttattgcaaatcagcttcaaacaactaattcatcaagtgctacatatttcaaattgtagaccaataccattgaagaaaattgggaattgggaagagcagattggtgggattgccctaagatctatcatgattcttgagttttcatgtacattacaataaagtcatcacaaaagagttatattatagtgagtaaagtgaggtaaaaaaatattgaatataaataatttatatttctttacataaatagtcaaaatgatgtataagatcctaaattaaagcaatacatgaataactttagtctaagttcattgacacaccatggcatatCATTCTcgatgttcatctgtcaaaatcctttcattaggatcattgggataaacaatgtttcacttttaactttctctaaagtaaagtgacttattaattttTACCAGTTtcctgctgttaactcgccactaagtaacgttagttgatgtcaacgactgtgcaagctccttcCCTACCTgttgcatattcaacagagaggaagaaacggagtcgcccataggctaccgacagcaaaggaacttattatattatgtctatttttacaggctgtatgcagtatgtgcaaagccaaagcacaatgaaataaggcaacttatgatttcgggggtttacgtAGGCTtttgtccagtttcatatttgtcagtcaacttttcaaaatacattcggagctacactcaaaacattcggggctgaagccccggcaaaatcggctgccgccgcctctgctcTAGTGCCATTCACAAAGTAGACACAGTATGATATATTTGTTGGCAATTTGTACCCTGAAATTcaatgtctctgtgacatttgtTTAATTGgacaaaatttataattttttatctacCTGCTGGCAGGTTCCACAAAGTACATTTTACAACTTAAAAGTTACATTATTTATTGGTTGAATTTGAACAGATTGAAActtacattccccttctgtcgctctctccacgttgtgtcggagaagcgacactaggggtctctcttgagcaccgaatatgcctctgatctatgagaagttggcagccagtatttgcatgccccacccccggacatactggtacaaaggcgaggcaattactagagttcattcagaaaatttcttcggagccgatggtcgtgtatgcagtctgctgcgagttacacacaaaCCAAGTTcccgtgtattcctctgacgatctgcatgctgttggatctgatggcgcataacagcggctttctcctttgctgtgcacggctgtgcattgttgcctctgggtgcttcgacagcgcagacaaaactcgaaagagttttctaaaagagtgattttacttaaagagtaatttcctctaaaagagcaaacacagcgagcgtcctctttataaagatgccgttccgccgctgtgtagttcctggatgtggtagagtgctctctgcttcagacggccacaggcgttgtctcgtgtgtctggatagtgatcacaccgaggctgcgtttgtgatGGCTCATGttttcactgcgagaacatgaccatgacaacgttgcggtcacggctcgtTTTCAACCGAGAAcgagccactccagccacccctcacattgctccttcttcccacgggattgaggatggtgcgagtggcgctggaagcgatctggggatggcagcgggtgtgGCTCTGTCGGGTACCAGAGAccctcggaccacccgttccccggcacgctcgttgactcccctgggctgccgccttcgggccagcacccccaggctgaggctgacgctcaaatgtccaacatgctttcccaccagcgtgggcttggactggaaccctccgtcctccccacagccatcgtggttggatgactggttcctggggtctgggcgccgctcacggccacgcccccccccccagtcccgtttttcccggaggtgcatgatgagctgacggcGCTGTAGAGAGCACCTTTCACCTctcgtcacaaagccactcgctcatccgctctcgctactcTGGACAGCGGAGCGGTCCACGTATACACGGCGatttcccccggtggatagggctgttgtgcttcacctatgccccggaaaccctaccacctggcagggtcgccctgtactccctccaaggcctgtaggaccaCATCCTCGCTGATAGCGAAGGCCGCTTcagccctgcacaccatggccctcctgcaagtctaccaggccaaggcgctcaaagaattgcacgtgggtagccctgatcccgacgtgctgtaggaactgcgctcatcgaccgacctcgccctcagagccacgaaggtcacagcgcagtcacatcgggcaggcaatggccaaactcgtggtccaggaacgacacctgtggctgaacttggtcgagatgcgtgagacaaacaagactcgctttctcgacgccccagtctcctaGTTCgacctcttcggcgacaccgttgaggacgttacccagcagttctcagcggtgaagaaacagacggaggcgatctctCAGATCCTGCCCCGCGCGAACCTGCCCcctcgggccatgccccgtctgctcgccgagggcgtccccctgcgaagaaacaacagGCTGCTGTAAATGGTTACCAGCAAGTAAATTCTCCTAATATGGGTAGTGTCTTTTAACACATCTCAcgaaatttattttaataaaaaaattaggcCTATCGGTAGgtgctatattatatttttatatatcaaacatAGAAAAAGTGCTTATATAGAATAGTTTGAGCATTATTTTAATCCAGGCAAATAAGGATGAGAATGTAAGTTGTCCATGACCTTGCTGAGAGAAACCTGGGGACTCAGCCATGACAGAAATGTACTAGGGAGAGAGTACTCTTCAAAGCACTGAATGGCACAGACAATAGTCAAAGTTAATGTATTATGAAAAATTTATACtttcataataaattaatttaaaaggttatttttaaaaatatactaaGAAATCCACCATTAAAAAGAAGTCATTATTTTGCTCAATAAAGACTAACCTTTGACACCTGGAACTCCTGACTTTGAGAATTTTCTTACATAAAGGGAAAAGAATCCTCAATATTCCACAACAGTtcttagatagatagattcatTTATAGTTAGACTACAATTTGTGTTAAAGTATTTAATTTGTTGTATTAGACAAGGCAACCTTCTGCGCAGGCTAGTATAATCAGACAATGTCAATGCTTGtaattttattcttaagaaaattatgttcttaaaaaatatttgagaactttagaactttctttgtttttcttaagATCATTTTGAGAATACGGCCCCTGGTTTCATGGTGACTCATTTTCTTATTTACTGATAACCAGATCTACCAGTGTGCTCTAAGGTTAGGGTGCCCAGATTCCTGTTTTGGAAAATGGGACAGCCCCCTcgcccctcccagcaaaaatgaaattgacatATCCTTACCTAGGTGCAGATCTATGCAAAGTAGAGAGCGCATCTGCatctgttgtcaccttgtactttttgcCTACAGCAATTTTTCTCTGTGTgagcttgtctttcaagagtttatcataaAATCCAGAGCAGTCCAGCCAAAAATAAAGATGtacgaaaagcattgccttcaagactgttacactgagtcgCGATTTATCCGGTTTTCATGCtgcattcattaaaaacaaactccacgacTTTGAACTCCGAAGTTGATGGTCTAGCTCTCCATCAGACGAAAAACATCTGCCCATTTCAGACACggccgtcttgttcatgttccactcagtgatgcaacgagtgacaatgttttttacgcaagcccactcatcaaagagcgtgGTTTTGTTTCTTCAATCAAACAAAGAGCgaggattct of Xyrauchen texanus isolate HMW12.3.18 chromosome 20, RBS_HiC_50CHRs, whole genome shotgun sequence contains these proteins:
- the zgc:153911 gene encoding CD276 antigen, with translation MSLKLATVFCLCLLLLETSCFNKFEITVPSGTVIGSYSEVLILPCTFPVDSSWDLISTVITWQHGLDVIHRFYYNQDQLDHQNRHYVNRTSLFIQEIAQGNASLKLDKANLQDTGVYTCSVSTNTGSQKKSFGVNIAAFYSEPRLQFSLLTDGVKLLVTSEQGYPTPTLKWQIENSVDITNQTHTDLIQDTQTGLYTVSSWIKLTEITNSTLTFILHNKPLGQDIRREIQLYSDKRKRHRKAADRCHVFFTLIPAIVLLLVMMGLLFRFIRSRRKEQTKQNKTEMGFLPETQVLNGKV